The following coding sequences lie in one Allorhizobium ampelinum S4 genomic window:
- a CDS encoding dipeptide ABC transporter ATP-binding protein has product MSEHAVLSVKNLKISFGSKPIVHDLSFDIAAGSTLAVVGESGSGKSVTSLAIMGLLPEGTAKVSGSIRLNGKELLDLPEAEMRQIRGGKISMIFQEPMTSLNPVQRVGDQIAEAIRIHRGLKGRGLRDAVLEMLKKVGIPDPERRIDNYPHMFSGGMRQRVMIAMALACDPALIIADEPTTALDVTVQAQILQLLKDLQQDTKTAVLFITHDMGVVAEVADQVLVMRGGHQIEADSVNKIFTEPESEYTRILIEAAPSIAGKIDIENAAASELDVLPLNCKGDKPLLEVRDLSVRFVHTGGLLGRRLGHVHAVEGVSFAIGKGETLGLVGESGSGKSTIGKAIIDLVSRHGGTITVDGNVIDYSNPKSLARLRRDVQMIFQDPFGSLDSRQTIGSAIIEPMKVHGIATGKALTEKMEWLLDKVGISPDRAKSLPHEFSGGQRQRICIARALAMAPKLIIADEAVSALDVAVKAQIIELMMNLQKEFDISYLFISHDMAAVEKICDRVAVMYFGELVEIGSRDDVIGRPGHAYTQRLLSAIPITHPDQRLDRPAAKREAPPPRSPMKPIGFAPEPALWNMKSDGHFVRRTAPLLSPR; this is encoded by the coding sequence ATGTCCGAGCACGCTGTACTTTCAGTCAAAAATCTCAAGATCTCATTCGGCAGCAAGCCGATCGTCCACGATCTCAGCTTCGATATTGCCGCCGGCTCGACCCTGGCGGTTGTCGGTGAATCCGGATCGGGAAAGAGCGTCACCTCACTGGCGATTATGGGCCTTCTGCCCGAAGGCACCGCCAAGGTGAGCGGGTCGATCCGCCTTAATGGCAAAGAATTGCTCGATCTGCCTGAAGCAGAGATGCGCCAGATCAGGGGTGGCAAGATCAGCATGATCTTCCAGGAACCGATGACGTCACTCAATCCTGTCCAGCGCGTCGGAGATCAAATCGCCGAAGCCATCCGGATTCACCGGGGATTGAAGGGGCGGGGCCTTCGCGACGCGGTTCTGGAAATGCTTAAAAAGGTCGGTATCCCCGACCCGGAACGCCGGATTGACAACTATCCGCACATGTTCTCCGGCGGGATGCGCCAGCGCGTGATGATTGCCATGGCTCTGGCTTGCGATCCCGCATTGATCATAGCCGACGAGCCGACCACCGCACTTGACGTTACCGTTCAGGCGCAGATCCTTCAACTTTTGAAAGATCTACAGCAGGACACGAAGACCGCCGTCTTGTTCATCACGCATGATATGGGCGTTGTCGCCGAAGTCGCCGATCAGGTCCTGGTCATGCGAGGCGGTCACCAAATCGAAGCAGATTCGGTCAACAAAATCTTCACCGAGCCGGAAAGCGAATATACCCGGATTCTGATCGAAGCAGCACCCTCGATTGCGGGTAAAATCGATATCGAAAATGCGGCAGCGTCAGAACTCGACGTCCTTCCGCTCAACTGCAAAGGTGACAAGCCCCTTCTTGAGGTGCGTGATCTCTCGGTTAGATTTGTCCATACCGGCGGGTTGCTTGGCCGCAGACTGGGCCATGTCCATGCTGTGGAAGGTGTCTCGTTCGCGATCGGTAAGGGTGAGACGCTCGGCCTTGTCGGGGAGTCGGGCTCCGGGAAGTCAACGATCGGCAAGGCTATCATCGATCTCGTATCGCGGCATGGCGGCACGATCACGGTCGACGGCAACGTGATCGACTATTCCAATCCTAAAAGTCTGGCGCGCTTGCGCCGTGACGTCCAGATGATCTTCCAGGATCCATTTGGGTCGCTCGACAGTCGACAGACTATTGGCTCGGCGATTATCGAGCCGATGAAAGTACACGGGATTGCAACCGGCAAAGCGCTGACCGAGAAAATGGAGTGGCTGCTCGACAAAGTCGGTATCTCTCCCGATCGCGCCAAGAGCCTGCCCCATGAATTCTCCGGCGGCCAGCGCCAGCGCATCTGCATCGCGCGGGCGCTCGCAATGGCACCGAAGCTGATTATCGCCGACGAAGCTGTTTCTGCTCTCGATGTTGCCGTCAAAGCGCAGATCATCGAGCTTATGATGAACCTGCAGAAGGAATTCGACATTTCGTATCTGTTCATCAGCCACGACATGGCCGCCGTAGAGAAAATCTGTGATCGGGTTGCCGTTATGTACTTTGGTGAACTGGTTGAAATCGGCAGCAGGGATGACGTAATCGGGCGCCCTGGCCATGCCTATACCCAGCGCTTGCTTTCCGCCATTCCGATTACCCATCCGGATCAACGGCTGGATCGACCGGCGGCAAAGCGCGAGGCGCCGCCACCACGCAGCCCGATGAAGCCCATCGGTTTCGCACCGGAACCAGCGCTTTGGAATATGAAAAGCGACGGGCATTTCGTCCGCCGCACCGCGCCATTGCTCAGCCCTCGGTGA
- a CDS encoding MmgE/PrpD family protein — MHAIQELANFAATLPAGSLPQSARQACAVLITDLLAASAAGFNSDLAIAARKAAYAAYGQGTADVWLTDRSLSIVGAAMANSAAASALDLDDGHRGAAGHPGAGIIPAVLAVAQQIGASDEEIFEAIAVGYDIALRVATARPTETIDTYISGRWVNFGVAVGAGRLLKLTTSQMANAIGIAGAEGPIGINEEVSKADGNTVKECIPPAVVTGLTAAFRAQAGATGPLDLLDDGKRYTRAVLTGDLGIHWWLEDCYLKPYACCRYMHAAIDAILELRRPSAPIVSLRIETFAEGLKLSNERNPAGLEGAQYSYHFSCALAAIHGGRALQPVDPVYLTDQAVLELSARTVLQAHPDFASSFPKGTPCRVIMDQGHGEEVLTVLHPLGDVANPMSYEQVKEKFEQLGSQVLDEERRARILAALDQLPVRGFKPLFDSLVALSNHSS, encoded by the coding sequence ATGCACGCTATTCAGGAACTCGCAAACTTCGCGGCTACCCTTCCGGCTGGTAGCCTTCCACAATCCGCACGGCAAGCTTGCGCGGTACTCATAACAGACCTTCTCGCAGCGAGTGCGGCGGGATTCAACTCAGACCTGGCTATCGCGGCCAGAAAGGCGGCTTACGCCGCCTATGGTCAAGGTACGGCCGATGTCTGGTTGACCGATCGAAGCCTCTCTATCGTCGGTGCTGCTATGGCGAATTCCGCAGCAGCAAGTGCTCTCGATCTCGATGACGGTCACCGTGGCGCAGCCGGGCATCCCGGGGCCGGGATTATTCCGGCTGTTCTGGCCGTCGCACAACAGATAGGCGCGAGCGACGAGGAGATCTTCGAGGCAATTGCGGTTGGCTATGACATCGCATTGCGCGTTGCCACTGCTCGCCCGACGGAAACGATCGACACTTATATCAGCGGTCGTTGGGTGAACTTCGGTGTCGCGGTAGGCGCAGGGCGTCTCCTGAAACTGACCACTTCCCAGATGGCCAATGCAATTGGGATCGCCGGCGCCGAAGGCCCGATAGGTATCAACGAAGAGGTCTCTAAGGCCGACGGCAACACCGTCAAGGAATGCATTCCGCCAGCTGTCGTGACAGGGCTGACAGCGGCCTTCCGCGCTCAGGCTGGAGCGACCGGTCCGCTTGACCTTCTGGATGATGGGAAGCGCTACACGCGCGCGGTTCTTACCGGCGATCTCGGCATTCATTGGTGGCTCGAAGATTGTTATTTGAAGCCCTACGCATGCTGCCGCTACATGCACGCGGCCATCGACGCCATACTTGAACTACGCCGTCCAAGTGCTCCTATAGTAAGCCTTCGCATCGAGACATTCGCTGAAGGGCTGAAACTGTCGAACGAGCGTAACCCTGCGGGCCTGGAAGGTGCGCAGTATAGCTATCACTTCAGTTGTGCCCTTGCAGCGATCCACGGTGGACGCGCTCTGCAGCCGGTCGATCCCGTTTACCTCACGGACCAGGCCGTTCTTGAGCTATCAGCGCGTACTGTTTTGCAGGCCCATCCGGATTTCGCGTCAAGCTTTCCCAAAGGAACACCTTGTCGAGTCATCATGGATCAGGGCCATGGTGAAGAAGTCCTCACTGTTCTCCACCCGCTTGGTGATGTTGCCAATCCAATGTCCTACGAGCAGGTGAAAGAGAAATTCGAACAGCTCGGTTCGCAGGTGCTGGACGAAGAGCGGCGCGCCCGGATCCTGGCAGCACTTGATCAATTGCCTGTCAGAGGCTTCAAGCCGTTGTTCGACAGTCTTGTCGCACTTTCCAATCACTCCAGTTAG
- a CDS encoding alcohol dehydrogenase: protein MHEKAGRFDTRQSPQETTEEEMRAWLNKTHHSRLEAVEIATPDATGTQVVVDVTHCAVCHSDLHTWQGVTDYGSRGVLQRPQPETPIAMGHEIVGKVSALGPDAQGVKIGDQVIVYPWLGCGKCNDCLNGRDNICAIGSRSLGFMQHGGFADKVIVPHSKYLASTGNIDPALAATYACSGLTVRSAIRKIMPLAPEELVVVIGAGGLGLQAVAMLRALTNNKILVLDKSEAKRDLVLGEGADHFVVLADEDTAARVIEINGGKVSSVLDFVNNSETSGLALSILRKGGRTIQVGLYGGELVVPLYTLAVTGLSIIGSITGTPEDLKDVIRLAEEGVLKPIPLTRMAMAQVNEAMSRLEQGRVDGRIVLIN, encoded by the coding sequence TTGCATGAGAAGGCCGGCAGGTTCGACACGCGGCAATCACCACAGGAAACTACGGAGGAAGAGATGAGGGCCTGGCTGAACAAAACACATCACAGCAGGTTGGAAGCCGTCGAGATCGCAACGCCTGACGCGACCGGGACACAGGTCGTCGTTGATGTGACGCACTGCGCAGTTTGCCATTCGGACCTCCACACTTGGCAAGGAGTGACTGACTACGGAAGCCGTGGCGTTCTGCAGCGACCGCAGCCTGAAACCCCTATTGCCATGGGCCATGAAATCGTGGGCAAGGTTTCCGCCCTTGGGCCGGACGCACAGGGCGTGAAGATAGGCGATCAGGTAATTGTCTACCCATGGCTTGGCTGCGGGAAATGCAACGATTGCCTCAACGGTCGCGACAATATTTGTGCAATCGGTAGCCGTAGCCTTGGCTTCATGCAACACGGCGGCTTTGCCGATAAGGTTATAGTGCCTCACTCAAAATACCTCGCCTCGACCGGCAACATCGACCCGGCTTTGGCGGCAACATACGCTTGCTCCGGCCTGACCGTACGGTCGGCAATTCGCAAGATAATGCCACTCGCGCCTGAAGAGCTCGTCGTCGTGATCGGTGCGGGCGGGCTCGGCCTGCAAGCCGTCGCCATGCTGAGGGCGCTGACGAATAACAAGATCCTCGTCCTCGATAAATCTGAGGCTAAGCGCGATCTCGTGTTGGGGGAAGGCGCGGATCATTTCGTGGTTCTCGCCGACGAGGACACCGCAGCCAGGGTTATCGAGATCAATGGTGGCAAGGTCAGCTCCGTGCTCGATTTCGTCAACAACTCGGAAACATCCGGGCTGGCCTTAAGTATCCTGCGCAAGGGCGGACGGACTATCCAGGTCGGCCTTTACGGCGGTGAACTGGTCGTCCCGCTCTACACATTGGCTGTGACCGGGCTTTCGATTATCGGCAGCATCACTGGAACGCCGGAAGACCTCAAAGATGTCATCAGACTGGCTGAAGAGGGCGTTCTGAAGCCGATCCCTTTGACACGGATGGCTATGGCTCAAGTCAATGAAGCGATGTCGCGTCTTGAGCAGGGCCGGGTCGACGGCCGGATCGTACTGATTAACTGA
- a CDS encoding aldehyde dehydrogenase family protein — translation MAPRPSIYIDNTWQPATGGDTFWAVNPSTEEAFAEFQIASAEDVDRAVKAAKNALPAWSASEASMRVDALSRLLKAYVARTEDLARALAAEMGAPIDFARTSQIGAGANHLRAFIKALQEFHFAEPALVGSENQEILREAVGVAALITPWNWPLNQITLKVGAALAAGCTVVLKPSEVSPVSGQIFAEIVEAANLPKGVFNLVQGTGAVTGAAMVAHPDVDVVSFTGSTRAGIAISYAAAPSIKRVSLELGGKSPSIVFADADVEKAVRWTANFCFNNTGQSCNASTRMLVERSVYDRAVKLATEVAEGIVVERADLPGTHIGPLSSKVQYDKVLSCIDQAVSEGVNLITGGRGRPEHHKRGYFVSPTVFAGVTPEHSLFRDEVFGPVLAITPFDSEEEAIELANDTVYGLSAYIHTEDAAKGKRVARSVRAGMVQLNGSARAPGTPFGGYKQSGNGREGGRWGIEEFLETKLVAG, via the coding sequence ATGGCACCTCGTCCTAGCATCTATATCGACAATACTTGGCAGCCGGCCACCGGAGGCGATACGTTCTGGGCGGTGAACCCGTCCACCGAAGAAGCATTTGCCGAGTTTCAGATTGCGTCCGCAGAGGACGTCGACCGCGCCGTGAAGGCCGCGAAAAACGCTCTGCCGGCATGGAGCGCCTCCGAAGCGAGCATGCGTGTCGATGCACTTAGTCGGCTTCTCAAGGCTTACGTTGCTCGGACCGAAGACCTGGCAAGGGCGTTGGCAGCCGAAATGGGTGCTCCGATCGATTTCGCTCGTACAAGCCAGATCGGGGCGGGCGCGAACCATCTGCGCGCCTTCATCAAGGCCCTGCAGGAGTTCCATTTTGCCGAGCCCGCTCTCGTCGGGAGCGAAAATCAGGAAATTTTGCGTGAAGCCGTTGGCGTGGCAGCGCTGATCACGCCATGGAACTGGCCGCTTAATCAGATCACCCTGAAGGTCGGCGCAGCCTTGGCTGCAGGTTGCACTGTGGTCCTTAAGCCCTCGGAGGTATCACCGGTGTCCGGTCAGATCTTCGCCGAGATCGTCGAGGCTGCCAATCTGCCGAAGGGGGTTTTCAACCTCGTGCAGGGCACCGGCGCCGTGACCGGGGCTGCCATGGTTGCCCATCCAGACGTCGATGTCGTCTCCTTCACAGGTTCGACGCGCGCCGGTATCGCGATTTCGTACGCCGCTGCGCCGAGCATCAAGCGTGTATCGCTCGAACTCGGCGGGAAGTCTCCCAGCATCGTCTTCGCTGACGCTGACGTCGAAAAGGCCGTTCGCTGGACCGCAAACTTCTGCTTCAACAACACTGGGCAGTCCTGCAATGCTTCGACTCGTATGCTGGTCGAGCGCAGCGTCTACGACCGGGCGGTGAAGCTCGCCACCGAAGTCGCAGAGGGCATCGTCGTCGAGAGAGCCGATCTTCCCGGAACCCATATCGGGCCGCTTTCTTCCAAGGTCCAGTACGACAAGGTCCTGAGCTGCATCGACCAGGCTGTTAGCGAAGGCGTCAACCTGATCACCGGAGGTCGCGGCCGGCCCGAGCACCACAAACGCGGATACTTCGTCAGCCCGACCGTATTTGCGGGCGTGACCCCAGAACATTCGCTATTCCGCGATGAAGTGTTCGGACCTGTTCTCGCCATCACACCTTTCGATAGCGAGGAGGAGGCGATCGAGCTCGCAAACGACACCGTGTATGGCCTTTCCGCCTACATTCACACGGAAGACGCCGCGAAAGGCAAGCGCGTGGCCAGGAGCGTCCGGGCCGGCATGGTTCAGCTCAACGGGTCCGCGCGCGCGCCTGGCACACCCTTCGGCGGCTACAAGCAGTCCGGCAATGGCCGCGAAGGCGGGCGTTGGGGCATCGAGGAATTCCTCGAGACGAAGCTCGTTGCGGGCTGA
- a CDS encoding RolB family protein gives MIRTVGINIQRFIMEFNRPIFIPSNLCLVFCPEQVAIAIEIALNLYRKFVEFDLMERQREWARTVPLTADFYWRVVAGEFFTKPLLDCPAKGHVFREVQLDRALLYIYGPRNFIANYIKTQTLWRPRRQDILACTMPPFREEICKREILRLHNSLSFVSYNTDADVEYYVAILPNQTFTKGPSFLLQSSGEYCGFFHADGERVKYDIIAFGRSHFRNSSPNDDSLFNLRSPLRAIEEAEPKTKKLKKFLSCFNSN, from the coding sequence TTGATCAGAACGGTTGGCATTAATATTCAACGTTTTATCATGGAGTTTAACAGGCCAATTTTTATTCCATCTAATCTTTGTTTGGTCTTTTGCCCTGAGCAGGTGGCGATAGCTATCGAGATCGCCCTCAACTTATATAGGAAATTCGTCGAATTCGATTTGATGGAGCGGCAAAGGGAATGGGCGCGGACGGTACCGCTCACAGCAGACTTCTACTGGAGAGTGGTAGCTGGTGAGTTCTTCACAAAACCTCTTCTTGATTGCCCAGCTAAAGGGCACGTATTCCGTGAAGTCCAACTTGATAGAGCTTTGCTGTATATATACGGGCCGAGAAACTTTATTGCTAACTACATCAAAACTCAAACGCTCTGGCGTCCCAGGAGGCAAGACATCTTAGCTTGTACAATGCCGCCTTTTAGAGAAGAGATATGCAAGCGAGAGATCCTCCGCTTGCACAATAGTTTATCTTTCGTTTCATACAATACTGATGCTGATGTGGAGTACTATGTAGCTATTCTGCCAAACCAGACGTTTACTAAGGGGCCTAGCTTTTTACTTCAAAGCAGCGGCGAATATTGTGGATTTTTCCACGCAGATGGTGAGAGAGTCAAATACGATATCATTGCTTTCGGCCGCTCTCACTTTCGCAACAGTTCTCCGAATGACGACAGTCTGTTCAACCTACGTAGTCCCCTAAGAGCAATTGAAGAGGCAGAGCCCAAAACTAAAAAGCTTAAAAAGTTCCTATCTTGCTTTAATAGCAATTGA